The DNA region GCAGAACtatctttttcttgtttctttaatGGAAATTTTCCTTTGCCAATGCTTTTTTCCTTCAACAAAAGGGAAGCCCCTTCACTACCTTCGTAGTTTATGCCATGTCCATTTGGATTATTTACCTTCACCGAGACCTCATAGCCTGGATGTGAATTCTTGCCAGTATCAGATTTTGATTTCGGGTTCTTCACGTGGACATTcgaaattgaaaatttaggCTCTTTAGGTTTCACAGTGAGGGATAATGAAAGCAATGTTATGAAAAGTATGAGGCACAGAGAAAACACAATTGCTCCGATTATCAAGCAACGAATCGTGCAGCATGGGGACTTCTTCTTGTTTTCCGGGTTCCGGTGACGTTCAACAATTAAGGCATTTTCAGGGGGTGGCACGCGGTAGATCTGGTCTTTGGGGATTTGGACTACGTAGGTGTTTGCTCCGGGGAAGGGAGGTGGCGGTGGGCGGAGTACTAACTGCATCTCTGACTGGGGAGGGTCCTCGTTTCCATCATCGTCGCCTGCTGCCGCAGCAGGTGGGCCCCGCTCCTCCATTGTAGAATGGGGAGCGGTTCACAAGAGAGGTGGTGTGGTGAAGGTCGATAATAAGGGGAGAAACTGATGGCATGCATGAGAATTGAGAGGAGGTGGCATGTAAGATTGATTGGAAAATTGAAGGGTGAGGAGGGTGGGAGGTTACAACTTACATAACTAAGAAAAGATTAGGGTAGTGAAACATTGAGTACAACAGCTCTTAGGCAGCCATGATTCGTCCAATCACATATCCTATTTTTGGGTGTTTTACTTGGTCAATGTAGAAGGTACTTGACAACTTGTTGCTGCCCTGAATTTTTCATATTCTTAATATGTATGTATGCTGTCATTCCCTAAATTATTGTTATTTTACAAGCTATTTTCTGTCTATTGTTACCTCGATTAGCCTACGACAACGTTGACAAGTTTGTTGTATCGGATCTATATGGTTCTAATATCTGCACATGCGTCTAATGTTGTTGTGCTTTCTTCCATCATCCATATATTTcaagagaaatttttagttgtgaagGGAACACAAATGGTACCccacgtgttttaataagagtggtgggaaattttgttttttaagttattaactttttagcacacatatcaaaccatttatataatgataCGTGATATATCATTTCATGTACCAGTCACAttgaaaactctctcatatTTCAGCTAGTCTACTCTTTAATGTTTAATATGtaataaaggtttttttttaattagccaTAGTTTTACACCTCCACACTCTCTCCAATTATTtatagggagttttaatgaaaagggcttggggcaactttttcttaataaaaaaccattaacaacttttatttaatgaaaagggcttgacatttaatgaaaatgacacaaGTAACATACAATaggccaaaaaaaaacaaaagtccCACGGGCTGAAGCAAAGCCCAGCATGCAACATCAAAATTTTCTTCCAGCTTTGTCCCTAACAGATGTTAACCAAAATCTGTTAATATAACTTCATATTATTTACGAAATTGCCATCGAGCCCAAAagtcaaataaaacaaaaactaattcattttcaactttttttttttcctgaaacGGTTGCAATCATTCCACCAATTGAAAACCCATATCATGACAATTTTTATTCCcaatttgataatttattttaacATTTGCTCCAAAGCTGGCAACCCACTTTTGTTACTCAAGAATAGCTAGAACAAAATAATCATTCACTAGATCATAACTGCCATAGATCTGcaattaactttttttatttacaggTCGTGTTTAACATTCTTTAGGAATAAAAATTGTCATGTTGTTTATTCCAAATATTTATTCACCTTTGACccgagttttaatgaaaaaggttttttcaaactttttattaaccaaaaatcatttactaactttatttaataaaaatgacttaaactttaacgaaaaatgacaaaaactaGAAAGAACAACCAAAACAAGGAAGCCTCACGTGCAAAATAAGAAATTCATTTTGCATCCATGCCCCTGCCTTCTGTCAGCCCACTTTTGTTAGAATTAAACTTTCATTTATTTACAAATATGCAATTTTCTAGAGGAttcgtcaaaaataaaaaaataaaaaaaaacttttgccAGTTGATACCAATTAACCCCCAACATAATTAAGTATCTCCAATTCCTCACCTCGCCTCTCatcaaataaattcaaaaaaatttaaattccacaAATCACTACACAATAATGAACTTTAGATTGGAAAATGACATAATTTCACCGAGTGTATCACATTGCACATTCACTTGTATAATCCAAACTTCTACACAAATCACTACAAAATAATGAAGGTTAAGGGAAGATTTCTTGGATCAATGAAACTTAAAGTGCGAGACTCACATCAACGTTtatgattatgtttttttttttttttttattatgtttgGTCTGAATTATGTTTGGAAACTAGTTTATGATTATGTTTGGTCTGAATTATGTTTGGAAGTCTCATGCAATTGCCTTGGATCTATCTCATTATAAAATTGAactcatgtgtgtgtgtgtgtgtgtgtgtgtagtgtttcgtttgagaaataatcagtgtttagttttacgaaacagtgatagtactagtgttctgtttaataaatagtcagtgttagagtgatagtactagtgttccgtttaataaatagtcaatgtttagtttacgaaacagtgatagtagtAGTGTtccgtttgataaatagttagtgtttagtttacaaaacagtgata from Malus domestica chromosome 01, GDT2T_hap1 includes:
- the LOC103406463 gene encoding NDR1/HIN1-like protein 13; protein product: MEERGPPAAAAGDDDGNEDPPQSEMQLVLRPPPPPFPGANTYVVQIPKDQIYRVPPPENALIVERHRNPENKKKSPCCTIRCLIIGAIVFSLCLILFITLLSLSLTVKPKEPKFSISNVHVKNPKSKSDTGKNSHPGYEVSVKVNNPNGHGINYEGSEGASLLLKEKSIGKGKFPLKKQEKDSSATVKLVLDGSKGALPREVEKSIENTNSKMHLPLTLKMDLSVKVKGFIKTWKMETEVECHFQVSTLGKGTKVLQQKCEAKFKG